Proteins from a single region of Hordeum vulgare subsp. vulgare chromosome 6H, MorexV3_pseudomolecules_assembly, whole genome shotgun sequence:
- the LOC123402021 gene encoding photosynthetic NDH subunit of subcomplex B 4, chloroplastic yields MASSLLKLHSHCSALPSGRSSGLNGGSCPATVHVVQSSRPAGRRGDALKARAFPLDVVPLMVTMVEHVDNQRDWVVTKSIWHLSDTAIKSFYTFYAMFTVWGVCFFASMKDPFYDSEHYRGQGGDGTVHWYYDRQEDIEATARGDLLREELLEEIEQRVGGLRELEDAGMEGELEEAK; encoded by the exons ATGGCGTCGTCGTTGCTGAAGCTACACTCCCACTGCTCTGCTCTGCCGTCGGGGAGAAGCAGCGGCCTAAATGGCGGCAGCTGCCCCGCGACGGTGCACGTCGTGCAGAGCAGTAGGCCAGCCGGGAGGAGGGGCGACGCGCTGAAGGCGAGGGCGTTCCCGCTGGACGTGGTGCCGCTGATGGTGACGATGGTGGAGCACGTCGACAACCAGAGGGACTGGGTGGTCACCAAATCCATCTGGCATCTCAGCGACACGGCTATCAAGAGCTTCT ATACGTTCTACGCCATGTTCACTGTCTGGGGCGTCTGCTTCTTCGCGTCCATGAAG GATCCGTTCTACGATAGCGAGCATTACCGGGGACAAGGGGGTGATGGCACCGTGCACTGGTACTACGACCGG CAAGAGGACATTGAGGCGACCGCGAGGGGGGATTTGCTGAGGGAGGAGCTGCTTGAGGAGATCGAGCAGAGGGTGGGAGGGCTGAGGGAGCTCGAGGACGCGGGAATGGAAGGGGAGCTCGAGGAAGCCAAGTAA